The bacterium genome contains a region encoding:
- the nuoE gene encoding NADH-quinone oxidoreductase subunit NuoE has product MKEDSGLVSEATYRVLKELTSRHIELPLEVQEQGAGAVSEHVIAALQELQAKYHYLPEHAMRQVAARLGVPLSQVYHVATFYSAFSLKPKGKHIVNVCLGTACHVKGAGLVMDRFKRELGIEQDETTKDGQFTLQGVRCIGCCSIAPAVMVDEETHAYVKQDGVPKLLEQYSKESGERG; this is encoded by the coding sequence ATGAAGGAAGATTCTGGATTAGTAAGTGAAGCAACCTATCGTGTCTTGAAAGAATTGACCTCAAGGCACATAGAGCTTCCTCTTGAAGTGCAGGAGCAGGGTGCAGGTGCAGTCTCTGAGCATGTTATTGCCGCTTTGCAGGAACTGCAAGCCAAGTATCATTATCTTCCGGAACACGCAATGCGTCAGGTTGCTGCAAGACTTGGGGTGCCCTTATCACAGGTTTATCACGTGGCGACCTTTTATTCCGCTTTTTCCTTAAAACCTAAGGGAAAACATATAGTGAACGTATGCCTGGGAACCGCCTGCCATGTAAAAGGCGCCGGGCTCGTAATGGATCGCTTCAAGCGCGAACTCGGCATCGAACAGGATGAAACCACGAAGGACGGTCAGTTCACGCTTCAGGGCGTGCGCTGCATAGGCTGCTGCTCAATTGCGCCTGCAGTAATGGTGGACGAGGAGACCCATGCATACGTAAAGCAGGATGGCGTCCCAAAGCTTCTCGAACAGTATTCAAAAGAATCCGGGGAACGCGGGTGA